DNA sequence from the Oncorhynchus clarkii lewisi isolate Uvic-CL-2024 chromosome 9, UVic_Ocla_1.0, whole genome shotgun sequence genome:
accaccatttgcacattttcgagtggccttttattgtccccagcacaagatgcacctgtgtaataatcatgctgtttaatcagcttcttgatatgccacacctgtcaggtggacggattatcttggcaaaggagaaatgctcactaaaatttgagagaaataatatttttgtgcatatggaatatttctgggatcttttatttcagctcattaaacatggaaccaacactttacatgttgcgtttatattttgttcagtgtacctGTCCATTCATTACTCCTATCCTTTCATTTTTATACATGCCAATTACACATTCTGCCTTACAACATACTTTATGCCCATTACGTCCTCTTAAGAAATACTATTGGTTTCACTTACTTAGAATGCCACTATCGCCTCACAGTGTTGGACGAAATGAAAGCCTCTGAAGCAAAAAGAAGGGTGGAATTGCACCGTCAATCACTCATTGATTTTTGTCCAATGAAAACTTGATCAAGTTAAACTCAATAGTGGCCCATTTGCTAAAATAGAACCATCCTTGACAGTGTCCCCAATACCAAAACATTTACTGGCTTAATCTGTCTGGCATTTATGCGTACTTGAATGCAATGcaacagtctgtctctctcaactAAATTCTGGTGCGGGAATGTCATCATCTGTATACTCCTAGCAGTATTCTCAGTGAAACCGAATAAGCAGATCTAAAACAGACCTCCCTCTTAAACTCTCTCCTATACACATCACAAACATAATAGCTAGCCCCTCACTCTCCTCAATCAATGTGTTATCCCATTGTCCCAAGTTTTATTTAATGGTGATATATGTGGCCACAATTACCAGCTTCATCTGAATATCCTGGAGTTACTTTTTGGTCTTGTTATGAAGTAACCATCATGTTTGTCTGCCTCTAGCGTCTCCAGCTCCAGTTAGTGTGGTACACAGATCTGTAGCTCGGCTGCTGCTGGCCCCCGAGGGGCCTTCCGTACCCATGAATAGCCCCAGAGGGCCCGATGTTGGTCTCCGTCAGGGACCTCTGTGGCTGCCACTGTCTGGGCAGGGACCTGTAGCCAGTCGGACCAGCGGGGGCCGAGGCTATGCTCTTGGTCGGGGACAGGAACGGAGGCATAACTCTGCTGTAACCCCGACTCTGATCCTGGTTCTGACCCTGGCTCTGACCCTGGCTCTGACCCTGGCTCTGACCCCAGCTCTGTCTCTTGTTCCATCTTTGGTTCGGGTTCCATGCCTCAGTCTTCCTGGGAGGGTCGTCAGACACCCTAGCCTTCCACTCGGCAGGGGGCTCAGGGAGGAGCTTGCGCTGTGCAGCCGAGCGAACGTTGAAGGCGATGGCCTGCTGGAGGTTCTGAAAGGCGAAGGCCTCGTCAACCAGGCCCATGGGGTGGTGAGCTGCGGCCTCCCAGGGGGAAGGAGGCTTGTGACTCCTGTCCAGCCATGACGTCTGCCTCCCCGTGGGGGCCTGAGCAAACGAGGCCTGTACCAGGGGTTTGTATGAGGGAAAGGGGGATCCAGACGATGACCGGAGGCCCAGCGATGGTGCTTTGGCGGCGGGTGGGGACAGATTGTAGCTCCGGCCAAACTCCTGGAAAAGGGACATTCAGACATGTTTACTTCAGACAGAGGCAGATTTTGATATTCTGTCTACTAGCAAATAGCAGTCTGCTAGACAGTAGTAGTCTGTCTACTAGCAAATAGCAGAGTTTAACTTTGAAAATGTCTTCGACGAATTTTGAGAGCTTCCTTTGAGCATTTAAAATCCACATATAATCTCCAGTATGCTCTTCAATCTCATGCAGCACAATAACGTGTAACTATAAAACTTATGTTAGGTCATCTTTCAAGTAATATTTTTGATgtggtatattattattattaaatcgAGAACCTAACTAAAGCAATTAGATGTTTAGAACCCCCATTAGTTATGTTATAAATCATTTGTTTGTGTTCTCTTGAGTAAATGGAAATAACACAGCATTAGTCTTACATCATATGAGGAGTATTGTGGTAACCAGAATCTTTTAGGAGTTAAGATTCATGCTGCAATGTTCTAAAAGAAGAAAGAGGACGACTACTCAAGGAGGCTACTTCACCATTTTCTATTGTCTCAATTCCAACACCTAGACGGTCTTTGGATTTCTCAGAACAATTGGCTTATGAGTATGTGTTTCCATTGAAAGTCACATTTAGCTTATTTAAATTGGAACTGACTGGCTTTGTGGATTACATGCTTCACTTTTAAGGTATCTCAATGAGTCAGCAAATCTCCCCAATGGCTGTTATCTTGTGCCTCTCGTTGTATCAAAGACCAGGGTCCTTTTAAGTCCCTATTAGAATGCCTGCACAGGCGGAGGAAATGTGTCGAGTGGGCAATGCTGGCAGCGTCTCTTGTATGATCCAAACAGTCTTCCTGTAATTTAAACCGCTCAGATGGGAGTGTGCTGCCATCTGGTGAATATGTGTAAAAACAGCCAATAAGATCAGCTCCTATAGAAACTTGTGACTCATAGGACAGCAAGAGAGTGAAGTCAATTGCAGCAAAATGTGAATAATTTTAGGGCGAAATTCAAGAATAACTTGTTTAGTCAAGATATCCTGTAAGCTGTAAGAGGAATCCAAGATCCAGCTGTCTTTGTGATCCAACTGTCATTATTTGGACTGGGACACATATGAATGGGCTTAACTAGATTAGTAGACAATGTAAGCTCATTTTTAATTCTAAGAATGATGTTAAAGAGGATTTGtacggcctcccgagtggcacagcggtctaaggcattgcagtgCTTGGGGTGTCACTCCAGAaccgggttcaatcccaggctgtgtcacagccagcTGTGACCGGGAGATCCATAAggtagtgcacaattggcccagtgtcgtctgggttcgggagggtttggccggacggaatttccttgtcccatcgcactcctTGTGGAGGACCAGGCGCCagcaagctgacttcggttgccagctggacggtgtttcctccgacacattggtgtggctgactTTTGTAATTTTGTAATGATTTTTCCcactgttcagagaaattagtaaTTGAAGTTGTTGGGTTTATGTCTCATACTGATATTACCAGGTACTGACCACTAGATGGTGTTGATCCTGAAATTAGGTGATTATTTTttatagttcacccaaattacatatTAGTTTTCTTGTAAGCAGTCAATGGACCAGGTATGACAGCaacccatgctttggttttgtcaCAAATCCAATGCAACTCAATTGTACCTATATTTTCACACTTCCTGTATCaacaaatgtattgtgtaactcaATGATGTTACTTATAGATGATTTGAAAATGAAGTGTGAAAGGGCTAATATAGGTACTATTGACTTGAGTTGGATTTGTCCCACAAATGCTGAAAAGTTTGCTTTTTAAACAGTGGCCaagtaaacaaaaccaaagcatgggttGCTGTCATACTTTTTCCATCGACTGGTTAACGGGTAACCAATATGTGTTTTGTGATTTGAGTGAACTAACCCTTTAAcaatagggggagggggggttcttTAAAAATCACCTAATAGCAGGAACAGCACCATGTAGTGGTCAGAACCTGGCAATATCAGGATATCAGGATATAGGATATATATCAGGATATAGGGTAGGACATAAACCCTAATTTCATAAACCCTCATTTCTCTGAACAGGTAAAAAAAACTCACCAAATTTACTGACAATATATTGCTCAGAAGgaaggaaggccccaaaaaaggccccaaaaatcaaatcaaatggccacctggactatttacatagTTTATTTAGCTAATATtgtcttaactctatttcttgaactgcattgttggttaagggcttgtaagtaagcttttcacggtttttatttattcattctatttaacctttattttactaggcaagtcagttaagaacaaattcttattcacaatgacggcctaccaaaaggcaaaaggcctcctgtggggacgagggcctgggattaaaataaacgaataaaaacaatataaatataggacaaaacacacatcacagcaGGAGAGgcaaaacaacactacataaagagagacctaagacaacaacaaagcaaggcagcaacacatgacaacacagcatggtagcaacacaacataacaacaacatggtacgAACACAACacggcagcagcacaaaacatggtgcaaacattattgggcacagtcaacagcacaaaggtcaagaaggtagagacaacaatacatcacacaaagcatacacaactgtcagtaagagtgtccgtgATTAAGAATGAATGAAGATGATtcagataaaactgtccagtttgagtgtttgttgcagctcgttccagttgctagctgcagcgaactgaaaagaggagcgacccagggatgtgtgtgctttggtgacctttaacagaatgtgactcgcagaacgggtgttgaatgtggaggatgagggctgcagtagatatctcagatgggggggggagtgaggcctaagagggttttagaAATAAGCAaaaaccagtgggtcttgcaacgggtatacagaagatgaccagtttacagaggagtatagagtgcagtgatgtgtccatacccgagagaatactatagacatcaagaaagccagtcagttgattattgacaagtttttccaacacttttgataaacagggcaaaatagaaataggcctaatacagttaggatcagcttgatctccccttttaaataaaggacgaactgtggctgccttccaagcaatggaaccttcccagagaggagagacaggttataaaggtcagagataggcttggcaattaaaggggcagcaaccttaaataagaaaggatctaaaccatctgatccagatgtttttttggggtcaagtttaaggagctcctttagcaccccGGACTGCCTGCAGGTCGAAACTTTGTAGCGAGACaggggaaaaggagggagaagcatcggggatgGTCggattagaaggggtgggagagaggaaaTGGTGGACGGgaaaggaggcatggctgagtcaaataggaatcctgacttaataaagtggtgattaaagagctcagccatgtacttcttgtcagtaacaaccacatcatcatcattaagggacatgggcagctgtgaggaggaaggtttaTTCTCCAGGTTTTTAACTGTTTTCCAGAATTTCTTGGAGTTAGACCcatagagagagaactgctccttaaagtaactaactttgtcCTTCCGGATAGcatgagtgcacttatttctaatTTGCCTGAACGATAGCCAGTCAGCTTGAGTAGGCTTGTGccaagcctttcgccaaatgcaactCTTGTGGTGTAGTAACTCTGCAAGATTACGGTAAggggtacacctgttgtattcggcacatgtgacaaatagaatttgatttgatttgatagaaacAATACTCCAAGCTGCAGCTCCATACTACCTTTCAAACATAGAGAATCGATACTATATACTCGTTGTTTGGGTTGGATTGGTGTGGGGATCCGTGTATGGCTTTTGCCCACttctttggattcctcatgtcttactcaatagctaggtttccatccaattggattcctcatgtcttactcaatagctaggtttccatccaattggcaacagatttttATGTGAATTTTCTAAAATCCGCATAAAGCAAATatgagcattttcccaccagtggtgtttccaccaaacggacttgttgtggataaaaaaTCAGTGcctgatgacatagtgcacacaaTGTACTTTTttgcttaagttttcatgtactgaaaaaaaataaaaaattcagtGTGTTTCCAAAGCATTTTCAACTCCCCCGATAGTTTTTCCAGAAAAACTGTTgcattaaatagcaaatgtgcctactctggtcttggcacatgaGCTCTAACCAACAATTCGCAGATAC
Encoded proteins:
- the LOC139417512 gene encoding synaptopodin-2-like, which translates into the protein MSLFQEFGRSYNLSPPAAKAPSLGLRSSSGSPFPSYKPLVQASFAQAPTGRQTSWLDRSHKPPSPWEAAAHHPMGLVDEAFAFQNLQQAIAFNVRSAAQRKLLPEPPAEWKARVSDDPPRKTEAWNPNQRWNKRQSWGQSQGQSQGQSQGQNQDQSRGYSRVMPPFLSPTKSIASAPAGPTGYRSLPRQWQPQRSLTETNIGPSGAIHGYGRPLGGQQQPSYRSVYHTNWSWRR